The Neobacillus sp. OS1-2 genome includes a window with the following:
- the holA gene encoding DNA polymerase III subunit delta, giving the protein MVVDIWRKIKQNEISPLYLIYGIEAFLINETKQLLLNHILDEEERDFNFSAYDLDETPIDVALEDAETFPFLGERKVVFLHNPTFLTAEKSKAKVDHNLVKFEAYLKEPAPYTVLVISAPYEKLDERKKITKELKRNAELVEAKKLNEHELKNWVKERIKGSGIEFEANAIEHLLTLVGTNMFMLAGEVDKLSLYAAEEKRVDVHLVDRLVARSLEQNIFTLIEKVVQRRLDEALRIYYDLLKQNEEPIKILALLAGQFRLIYQVKELSRRGYGQQQIASYLKTHPFRVKLALGQAGKFTDEELSNLMNLIAEADFQMKTGGMNKSLLIEMLLFRLKK; this is encoded by the coding sequence ATGGTAGTAGATATTTGGCGGAAAATTAAACAAAACGAAATTTCTCCTTTATATTTAATATATGGAATAGAGGCATTTTTAATAAATGAAACAAAACAATTACTGCTTAACCATATTTTAGACGAGGAAGAAAGGGACTTTAACTTTTCTGCATATGATTTAGATGAAACACCCATTGATGTGGCATTAGAAGATGCCGAGACCTTTCCTTTTTTAGGGGAACGTAAGGTTGTTTTTTTACATAATCCCACCTTTTTAACTGCGGAGAAATCAAAGGCGAAGGTGGATCATAATTTAGTGAAATTTGAGGCTTATCTGAAGGAGCCTGCTCCATATACGGTGCTAGTTATTTCGGCCCCTTATGAAAAATTAGATGAACGAAAAAAAATAACCAAGGAACTAAAAAGAAATGCAGAATTAGTTGAGGCCAAAAAATTAAATGAACATGAATTGAAAAATTGGGTAAAAGAACGAATTAAGGGCAGCGGTATTGAATTTGAGGCAAATGCGATTGAGCATTTGCTTACGCTTGTGGGCACAAATATGTTTATGCTTGCTGGCGAAGTTGACAAATTATCTTTATATGCCGCTGAGGAAAAGCGTGTTGATGTGCATTTGGTCGACAGGCTTGTGGCTAGGTCACTTGAACAAAATATTTTTACCTTGATTGAAAAAGTAGTACAGCGCCGGCTCGATGAGGCGTTACGCATTTATTATGATTTGTTAAAACAAAATGAAGAACCAATCAAAATTTTGGCGTTGCTGGCCGGTCAATTTAGGTTGATTTATCAAGTAAAGGAGCTTTCAAGAAGAGGGTATGGGCAGCAGCAAATTGCCAGTTATTTGAAGACGCATCCTTTCAGAGTAAAACTTGCACTTGGACAAGCTGGTAAGTTTACCGACGAAGAATTATCAAACTTAATGAACCTTATTGCCGAAGCAGACTTCCAAATGAAAACGGGCGGGATGAATAAATCATTATTAATCGAGATGTTATTGTTTAGGTTAAAAAAATAA
- a CDS encoding YqzM family protein, translating to MNEFEKNPQYTRNDAIDSGIGFGVSFGVFALMFIIATVVKLIGS from the coding sequence ATGAACGAATTTGAAAAAAATCCGCAATATACGCGTAACGATGCGATTGATTCTGGAATTGGATTTGGGGTTTCCTTCGGTGTTTTCGCTTTAATGTTTATTATTGCAACTGTTGTTAAGCTAATTGGTTCATAA
- a CDS encoding DNA internalization-related competence protein ComEC/Rec2, with protein sequence MNGKYLYFALSALLGVLTALVMFLPFLLLTIIYLYLLTKYKRFRGGQLLTVILLFTALFLAGEWTEIDHKSIITESDTKLIIEYTQDPKIDGDLLQVQAVEKQFQEKLLIRYQMKSEKEKEFLKNKSFFRCVCKVSGTMEKPAIAKNPNGFNYRSYLASKEIYWILEMNENPLQSCSPLKSSPIMLIKQLRFSGVRFLEEHFPPEIASLSAALIFGDRNMLDPELLGDYQKTGIVHLLAISGLHVSLLIGMVFYMGIRCGLTRQFMTNFLLVLLPVYVILTGGSSSVIRAALMIFLVLITIKWKRRLKLLPLDAISLALIVCLFITPLVIFDVGFQLSFSVSYAMILSAPHILTGYQGNGVRMLITSVTAQLAALPLLLYHYFEISMIGILANLLYIPLFSFVYLPGLYVLFFFQLLFRHTPQILIGLFLKIIHLFNYLIGILADFHLAHFIPGKPHLIILMIYLFLIFAVFYNWEAGVYSKKLFLLAAILFTVQPFWNWVNPYGEVTMIDVGQGDSILIHLPHGKGNYLIDTGGTISFAEEKWRKRSKPFEVGRDVVLPYLKGKGITQIDKLILTHGDMDHIGGALSILTELKVKQILMPSMTEPSTTELAIIKEARKQGIPVFKVSVGDQWKENKSEFFVLSPEKNFTGERNSGSIAFVARLGGVRWFFGGDLDQEGEEKIIKKYPHLTIDVLKAGHHGSKTSSSEIFIKHIKPKVALISAGENNRFGHPHQEVLDLLKETNSIIFRTDQQGAITYRFYHGKGTFSTYLP encoded by the coding sequence ATGAATGGAAAATATCTTTATTTTGCCCTTTCAGCTTTATTAGGCGTTCTAACCGCTCTTGTTATGTTTCTTCCTTTTCTCCTATTAACAATTATTTATCTTTATTTATTAACAAAATATAAACGATTCCGCGGTGGTCAACTGTTAACTGTTATCCTCCTTTTTACTGCTCTTTTCCTGGCGGGGGAATGGACTGAAATCGATCATAAATCGATCATCACGGAATCGGATACCAAGCTCATTATTGAATACACCCAAGATCCAAAAATTGATGGTGATCTCCTACAAGTGCAGGCAGTAGAAAAACAATTCCAGGAAAAACTTCTCATCCGTTACCAAATGAAATCTGAAAAGGAAAAAGAGTTTTTGAAGAATAAAAGTTTTTTTCGTTGCGTTTGCAAGGTGTCAGGCACCATGGAAAAACCAGCCATAGCCAAAAATCCAAATGGATTTAATTACCGTTCTTATCTGGCTTCAAAAGAAATTTATTGGATTTTAGAGATGAATGAAAATCCACTTCAATCGTGTTCCCCATTGAAATCATCCCCAATCATGTTAATTAAACAACTTCGTTTTTCCGGGGTCCGTTTCCTTGAAGAGCATTTTCCACCGGAAATAGCCTCATTATCTGCAGCATTAATTTTTGGCGACAGGAATATGCTTGATCCTGAATTACTGGGGGATTACCAAAAAACAGGGATTGTTCATTTATTAGCTATTTCTGGCCTGCATGTTTCCCTGCTTATCGGAATGGTTTTTTATATGGGGATTCGTTGTGGGCTTACCAGACAATTCATGACCAATTTTCTTTTAGTTTTGCTGCCCGTTTATGTCATCCTAACTGGGGGCTCTTCATCCGTTATCAGGGCTGCACTAATGATTTTCCTAGTCTTGATTACGATTAAATGGAAACGCCGTCTAAAGCTTTTACCACTTGATGCAATTAGTTTGGCATTAATCGTCTGTTTATTTATTACTCCATTGGTGATATTTGATGTTGGTTTTCAGCTTTCCTTTTCCGTTAGCTATGCAATGATTCTGTCAGCCCCGCATATCCTAACTGGTTACCAGGGAAACGGGGTACGAATGCTGATTACATCAGTAACAGCACAACTTGCTGCATTGCCATTATTGCTCTACCATTACTTCGAAATATCAATGATTGGTATTTTAGCAAATCTGCTGTATATCCCGCTTTTTTCTTTTGTCTATCTACCGGGACTATATGTGCTGTTTTTCTTTCAACTTCTGTTCAGACATACGCCGCAAATTCTTATTGGCCTTTTTTTAAAAATCATTCACCTATTCAATTATTTGATTGGGATTCTAGCAGATTTCCACCTCGCCCATTTCATACCTGGAAAACCTCACCTAATTATTCTCATGATTTACCTTTTCCTTATATTTGCTGTTTTTTACAATTGGGAAGCAGGTGTATATTCGAAAAAGCTATTTTTACTAGCTGCCATCCTATTTACTGTTCAACCTTTTTGGAACTGGGTAAATCCTTATGGAGAAGTGACCATGATTGATGTTGGTCAGGGAGATAGTATTTTGATCCATCTCCCACATGGAAAGGGTAACTATTTAATCGATACTGGTGGTACAATAAGCTTTGCTGAAGAAAAGTGGAGGAAGCGTTCCAAACCATTTGAGGTGGGACGGGATGTGGTACTTCCTTATTTAAAAGGAAAAGGAATTACACAAATTGACAAATTAATCCTTACACATGGGGATATGGATCACATTGGCGGAGCCCTATCCATTTTAACTGAGCTTAAGGTGAAGCAAATTCTAATGCCATCTATGACTGAACCGTCTACCACAGAGCTGGCTATCATCAAGGAGGCAAGGAAACAAGGAATTCCGGTCTTTAAAGTTTCAGTGGGTGATCAATGGAAAGAAAATAAAAGCGAATTCTTCGTCCTTTCTCCTGAAAAAAACTTTACCGGCGAAAGGAATAGCGGATCGATTGCTTTCGTTGCCCGTTTAGGGGGAGTCAGATGGTTTTTTGGCGGGGATCTTGATCAGGAAGGGGAGGAGAAAATAATAAAAAAATATCCTCATTTGACAATAGATGTTCTAAAAGCAGGTCATCATGGAAGTAAGACATCGAGCAGTGAGATTTTTATCAAGCATATTAAACCGAAAGTAGCGCTCATTTCTGCTGGTGAAAATAATCGTTTTGGTCACCCACATCAAGAAGTATTAGATCTTTTAAAAGAAACAAATAGCATTATTTTTCGTACTGATCAGCAAGGGGCGATTACCTACCGTTTTTATCATGGGAAAGGAACCTTTTCAACCTATCTGCCATAG
- a CDS encoding cytidine/deoxycytidylate deaminase family protein: MSRKDWDEYFIGIAEAVATRSTCPRLHVGCVLVKDNHIISTGYNGSIHRHDHCEDVGCLLTPDGRCIRTVHAEENSVLHSDRDLIKGATAYVTHEPCEKCSKTLAQAGISKIVFKNAYPNKWNEYFLKDIEVVHYIK; this comes from the coding sequence GTGTCTCGTAAAGATTGGGATGAATATTTTATTGGAATTGCAGAAGCTGTTGCGACTCGTTCGACCTGCCCCAGGTTACATGTAGGATGTGTGTTAGTCAAGGATAACCATATTATTTCAACTGGTTATAATGGATCTATCCATAGACATGACCATTGTGAAGATGTTGGATGTTTACTTACACCGGATGGCAGATGTATTCGCACTGTGCACGCTGAGGAAAATTCAGTTTTACACTCTGACCGTGATCTAATAAAGGGGGCAACTGCTTACGTAACGCATGAACCATGTGAAAAATGTTCTAAGACTTTAGCACAAGCGGGCATTAGTAAGATTGTATTTAAAAATGCCTATCCTAATAAATGGAATGAGTATTTTTTAAAGGATATTGAAGTCGTTCATTATATTAAATGA
- a CDS encoding helix-hairpin-helix domain-containing protein gives MKDWLIEHKLAVIAVIFIVGGSLYYFYAQDNVEPVPMNSIVEENNLQTEEKEPVDRTKTNEAAKLPEKIMVDVKGQVKLPGVYQSNIGERVIDVIGRAGGLTEQADQAQVNFAEHVQDEMVIYIPAMGEEGEAATTGSSGEDRLASSAASQGKGKININKADEQELQNLPGIGPAKATAIIEYRNTSGSFKEVEDLKNISGIGDKTFEKLKDLIVVH, from the coding sequence TTGAAAGACTGGCTGATTGAACATAAACTAGCTGTGATTGCCGTTATTTTTATTGTTGGTGGAAGTCTTTATTATTTTTATGCTCAGGATAATGTGGAGCCCGTTCCGATGAATTCTATTGTTGAAGAAAATAATCTCCAAACAGAGGAAAAGGAACCTGTCGATCGTACAAAAACAAATGAAGCTGCTAAACTGCCAGAAAAAATCATGGTCGATGTAAAGGGGCAGGTAAAACTACCTGGAGTATACCAGTCAAATATTGGAGAGAGGGTAATCGATGTGATTGGCAGGGCGGGGGGGTTAACAGAACAGGCTGATCAAGCTCAGGTGAATTTTGCCGAACATGTGCAGGATGAAATGGTGATTTACATTCCAGCCATGGGGGAGGAAGGAGAAGCCGCAACAACAGGCTCATCCGGGGAAGATAGACTAGCATCAAGCGCTGCTAGTCAAGGCAAAGGGAAAATTAATATTAATAAAGCGGATGAGCAGGAGTTACAAAACCTTCCCGGTATTGGACCGGCAAAGGCTACCGCGATCATTGAATATCGGAATACCAGCGGTTCCTTTAAAGAAGTCGAGGATTTAAAAAATATAAGCGGTATCGGGGATAAGACGTTTGAAAAGTTAAAAGATCTAATAGTGGTTCATTGA
- the comER gene encoding late competence protein ComER translates to MNIGIVGTGNMGTIMVEALIDGRAISPSSMIITNRTKSKALLLKDKYKEIRVGANAEEVASQSDLLFICVKPLDIFTMLERINPYLSPEKCIISITSPVSTSQIEKKVSCSTVRVIPSITNRALSGVSLLTYGDNCSDHWRKKVEKLISKLSVPVCIDENITRVASDIVSCGPAFFSYLLQRFIQAAVKETEIDKETATIFASEMIVGLGELLKQGHYTLPSLQEKVCVKGGITGEGIKVLDNELGDTFEHLFQATHAKFKEDLDKVEIQFSNLNSL, encoded by the coding sequence ATGAATATAGGTATCGTCGGAACCGGAAATATGGGGACCATTATGGTAGAGGCTTTGATTGACGGAAGAGCCATTTCCCCTTCTTCAATGATCATTACAAACAGAACAAAATCAAAAGCCTTGCTGCTTAAAGATAAATATAAGGAAATTAGGGTTGGGGCGAATGCAGAAGAGGTAGCGTCTCAATCCGATTTGTTATTTATTTGTGTGAAACCACTTGACATATTTACTATGCTGGAGAGGATCAATCCATATTTAAGCCCTGAAAAATGCATTATTTCAATAACGAGTCCCGTCAGTACAAGCCAGATTGAAAAAAAGGTATCTTGTTCAACGGTCCGGGTGATCCCAAGTATCACCAACCGTGCATTATCCGGGGTGTCATTACTAACATATGGAGATAACTGTAGTGATCATTGGAGGAAAAAAGTTGAGAAATTAATTTCGAAGCTATCTGTGCCAGTTTGTATCGATGAAAACATAACCAGGGTTGCCTCTGATATCGTAAGCTGTGGACCTGCGTTTTTCAGCTATCTGCTTCAGCGTTTCATTCAAGCAGCTGTAAAAGAGACGGAAATTGACAAGGAGACCGCCACCATATTTGCTAGTGAAATGATTGTCGGCCTTGGTGAACTATTAAAACAGGGCCACTATACTTTACCATCTTTACAGGAAAAAGTTTGTGTGAAGGGCGGTATAACGGGTGAGGGAATAAAAGTCCTTGATAACGAGCTAGGGGATACGTTTGAACACCTTTTTCAAGCAACACATGCAAAGTTCAAAGAAGATTTGGATAAAGTGGAGATTCAATTCTCTAATCTTAATTCGCTTTAA
- a CDS encoding methyltransferase domain-containing protein, protein MSYEQFAYLYDELMLDAPYDGWVQFVKDILAKYNHRGTPRLLDLACGTGELSVRFAKEGYLVTGVDLSEDMLAVAQAKAEDKGVRIPFFQQNMADLDGQGRFDVIGIFCDSLNYLLTEEEVTSTFATVLDHLDEDGIFIFDVHSIFKMTQGFINQTFALNEEEVSYIWNSFPGDHPNSVEHELSFFVLDEQTKKYDRFDEVHFQRTYPIEQYSNWLESAGFKVLEVAADFEHSSPLAHSERIFFVAKKK, encoded by the coding sequence ATGAGTTATGAACAGTTTGCCTATTTGTATGATGAACTAATGTTGGATGCCCCGTATGATGGATGGGTACAGTTTGTCAAGGACATACTCGCGAAGTATAACCATAGGGGGACCCCGCGATTGCTGGATTTAGCCTGTGGTACAGGTGAGCTCTCTGTTCGTTTTGCTAAAGAAGGCTATTTAGTAACCGGGGTTGATTTGTCAGAGGATATGCTTGCTGTAGCACAAGCAAAGGCTGAAGATAAAGGAGTAAGGATTCCTTTTTTTCAGCAAAATATGGCTGATTTGGATGGTCAGGGACGGTTTGATGTGATCGGCATTTTTTGCGATTCATTAAATTACCTTTTAACCGAAGAAGAGGTAACCTCTACATTTGCAACTGTTTTGGACCATTTGGACGAAGATGGAATCTTCATTTTTGATGTTCATTCAATCTTTAAAATGACCCAAGGCTTCATTAACCAAACTTTTGCATTAAATGAGGAAGAAGTATCTTATATTTGGAACAGTTTCCCCGGTGATCATCCGAATAGTGTTGAACACGAGTTAAGCTTTTTCGTTTTGGATGAACAGACAAAGAAATATGACCGCTTTGATGAAGTTCATTTTCAACGAACATATCCTATAGAGCAATATTCAAATTGGTTGGAATCTGCCGGCTTTAAAGTACTGGAGGTCGCTGCTGACTTCGAACATAGTTCGCCGCTTGCACATTCTGAGCGAATCTTTTTTGTTGCTAAGAAAAAGTAG
- the rsfS gene encoding ribosome silencing factor has translation MENQELLKIAVKAADDKRAEDILALNMNGISSIADYFIICHGNSDKQVQAIAKEMKEKAQEFGYDVKRIEGFDEARWVLIDLGDVVAHVFHREERSYYNLERLWGDAPLVDLRSELNT, from the coding sequence ATGGAGAACCAAGAACTTTTAAAAATTGCTGTAAAAGCGGCGGACGATAAACGAGCTGAAGATATTCTGGCTCTTAATATGAATGGGATTTCCTCAATTGCGGATTACTTTATTATCTGTCATGGTAATTCGGATAAACAGGTACAGGCAATTGCTAAAGAAATGAAGGAAAAGGCACAGGAATTCGGTTATGATGTGAAGAGGATTGAGGGTTTTGATGAAGCAAGATGGGTATTAATTGATTTAGGTGATGTTGTAGCCCATGTCTTCCATCGTGAGGAAAGAAGCTATTACAATTTAGAACGCTTATGGGGCGATGCACCGCTTGTAGACCTTCGTAGTGAGCTGAATACATGA
- the yqeK gene encoding bis(5'-nucleosyl)-tetraphosphatase (symmetrical) YqeK, translating to MEREKALELVKKQLTAHRYQHTLGVMETAITLAIQYGADEKKAEVAAIFHDYAKFRPKDEMREIIVAQGFPEDLLVFNSELWHAPVGAYLVEKEAGITDQEVLDAIRYHTSGRPGMTILEKVIYLADYIEPGRHFPGVDEVREMAKESLDKALIKAVQNTILFLMKKNQSVYPETFYTYNDLVTKLEA from the coding sequence ATGGAACGTGAAAAGGCTTTAGAACTGGTTAAGAAACAATTAACAGCACATCGGTACCAACATACTTTAGGGGTCATGGAAACGGCAATCACCTTGGCCATTCAATATGGAGCAGATGAAAAAAAAGCAGAAGTTGCCGCCATTTTTCATGATTATGCGAAATTTCGCCCGAAGGATGAAATGCGGGAAATTATTGTTGCTCAGGGTTTCCCTGAGGATTTACTCGTGTTTAATTCGGAATTATGGCATGCCCCTGTCGGCGCTTATCTGGTGGAAAAGGAAGCAGGCATTACCGACCAAGAAGTCTTGGATGCTATTCGCTACCATACTTCCGGGAGGCCCGGCATGACTATACTTGAAAAGGTTATCTATTTAGCTGATTATATCGAACCGGGAAGACATTTTCCTGGTGTCGATGAAGTGAGAGAGATGGCGAAGGAGAGTTTAGATAAAGCGTTAATTAAGGCTGTTCAAAATACCATCCTATTTTTAATGAAAAAAAACCAATCGGTATACCCGGAGACATTTTATACGTATAATGACCTTGTCACTAAACTGGAGGCTTGA
- a CDS encoding nicotinate-nucleotide adenylyltransferase: protein MKKVGILGGTFNPPHNGHLLIANEVLSELQLDEIWFMPNHEPPHKKRPESVRDEERLNMLKLAIEGNSAFSIQAIELEREGPSYTVDTIKMINTEHKDHQFYFIIGADMIEYLPKWHKIDELVNIVQFVGVQRPSYSHHTDYPVLYVDVPAFDVSSSMIRDRMKCGQTVRYLLPDPVIEYIEEKHLYGT from the coding sequence ATGAAGAAGGTTGGAATATTGGGCGGAACTTTTAACCCGCCGCATAACGGACATCTTTTGATTGCTAATGAAGTTCTTTCCGAATTACAGCTCGATGAAATTTGGTTTATGCCAAATCACGAGCCGCCGCATAAAAAAAGGCCCGAATCTGTCAGGGACGAGGAGCGCCTAAACATGCTTAAGCTTGCGATAGAAGGGAATTCCGCTTTTTCTATTCAGGCGATTGAGCTTGAACGTGAGGGTCCTTCGTATACGGTTGATACTATAAAAATGATTAATACCGAACATAAGGACCATCAATTTTATTTCATTATCGGAGCAGATATGATTGAATATTTACCGAAATGGCACAAAATTGATGAACTTGTAAATATAGTTCAATTCGTTGGGGTTCAAAGACCGTCCTATAGTCATCATACAGATTACCCTGTTCTATATGTTGATGTTCCGGCATTCGATGTGTCATCAAGTATGATTAGGGATCGTATGAAGTGCGGACAAACTGTTCGTTATTTATTACCCGACCCAGTGATTGAATATATTGAGGAGAAACATTTATATGGAACGTGA
- the yhbY gene encoding ribosome assembly RNA-binding protein YhbY, with the protein MLTGKQKGFLRSKAHHLDPIFQVGKGGVNENMIKQIADALEARELFKISVLQNCEVDKTEVAEQLAKGAGAEIVQIIGNTIVLYKESVEKKTIKLP; encoded by the coding sequence ATGTTAACTGGTAAACAAAAAGGATTTTTACGTTCAAAGGCCCACCACTTAGATCCGATTTTTCAGGTTGGGAAAGGCGGCGTAAATGAAAATATGATTAAACAAATCGCAGATGCACTGGAAGCAAGAGAACTATTTAAAATTAGTGTTTTGCAAAACTGCGAGGTAGATAAAACAGAAGTTGCCGAGCAATTGGCAAAAGGAGCCGGTGCAGAAATCGTGCAAATTATCGGAAACACGATTGTCCTTTATAAAGAGTCTGTGGAAAAGAAAACAATCAAACTTCCATAA
- the aroE gene encoding shikimate dehydrogenase: MRKLYAVLGDPIGHSMSPVMLNDLFSFYQVDAHYLPFQVKAEDLGEAVKGLKALGVGGFNVTIPHKSAIIPYLDVVDELALSIGAVNTVVNEGGKLIGYNTDGPGFLRSLNPFVPSVSDQRILLIGAGGAARGIYFALAKEKPLVIDIANRTLERAMHLIAECPYDSPSKALSLQEASKNIGEYDLIVQTTMIGMSPKIAEQPLSLDNLAKQSVVCDIIYNPLETQLLRDAASKGARTQTGVDMFVYQGALAFEKWTGIFPNVGRMRNNVLKQLGGNQC, translated from the coding sequence ATGAGAAAATTGTATGCTGTATTGGGGGATCCGATTGGACATTCCATGTCACCGGTTATGCTAAATGATTTATTTTCCTTTTATCAAGTGGATGCCCATTATCTTCCTTTTCAAGTAAAGGCAGAGGATTTGGGAGAGGCTGTTAAGGGCTTAAAAGCCCTTGGTGTCGGCGGGTTTAATGTAACCATTCCACATAAAAGTGCGATTATTCCCTATCTTGATGTTGTTGATGAATTAGCATTAAGCATTGGTGCCGTCAATACTGTGGTCAATGAGGGCGGAAAGCTCATAGGCTATAATACAGATGGTCCCGGATTTTTAAGAAGTTTGAACCCTTTCGTCCCCAGCGTATCGGATCAAAGAATTTTGTTGATCGGTGCTGGGGGAGCTGCTCGAGGGATTTATTTTGCCTTGGCCAAGGAGAAACCGCTTGTGATAGACATTGCAAACCGGACTCTTGAAAGGGCCATGCATCTCATTGCGGAGTGTCCTTATGATAGTCCCTCAAAGGCGTTATCCTTACAGGAAGCAAGCAAAAATATAGGGGAATATGATTTAATTGTCCAAACGACGATGATCGGTATGTCCCCGAAAATAGCGGAGCAGCCACTTAGTTTGGACAATTTAGCTAAACAGTCAGTCGTTTGTGATATAATATATAATCCGTTAGAAACGCAGCTTTTACGAGATGCTGCTTCAAAAGGGGCAAGGACCCAAACCGGTGTCGATATGTTTGTCTATCAGGGCGCCCTTGCTTTTGAAAAATGGACTGGAATATTTCCTAATGTCGGAAGAATGAGAAACAATGTGTTAAAACAACTAGGAGGAAACCAATGTTAA
- the yqeH gene encoding ribosome biogenesis GTPase YqeH, with protein sequence MSEQQYVCMGCGIKVQTENPEDLGYAPASALEKETIICQRCFRLKHYNEVQDVNLTDDDFLKILNEMGRTDALIVMIVDIFDFNGSWLPGLHRFVGHNKVLLVGNKVDLLPKSVKHNKLIHWMKHEAKELGLRPEEVFLVSAAKGVNVKETAAAIDELRNGKDVYVVGCTNVGKSTFINRIIKEVTGEADVITTSHFPGTTLDIIKIPLDDEKSLIDSPGIINHHQMAHFVDKKDLKIITPKKEIKPMVFQLNEGQTLFFGGLARFDYISGGRRSFVCYVSNELNIHRTKTENADELYVKHVGEMLTPPGPEQIELFPELVKQEFFIKEAKTDIVFSGLGWITVNEPGAKVAAYVPKGVQTLIRKSLI encoded by the coding sequence GTGAGTGAACAACAATATGTATGCATGGGCTGCGGCATCAAAGTTCAAACTGAAAACCCAGAGGACCTGGGATATGCGCCAGCCTCGGCATTAGAAAAAGAAACGATTATTTGTCAAAGATGTTTTCGGCTAAAGCACTATAATGAAGTTCAGGATGTCAATTTAACGGATGATGACTTTTTAAAAATATTAAATGAGATGGGCAGAACAGATGCCCTAATTGTCATGATTGTTGATATTTTTGATTTTAACGGTAGCTGGCTTCCTGGTTTACATCGGTTTGTTGGACATAACAAGGTTTTACTTGTTGGAAACAAAGTTGATTTACTGCCAAAATCCGTGAAGCATAACAAATTAATTCATTGGATGAAACACGAAGCTAAGGAATTGGGGCTAAGGCCCGAAGAGGTGTTCCTTGTCAGTGCGGCTAAAGGGGTCAATGTGAAAGAAACAGCAGCAGCCATAGACGAATTGAGGAATGGGAAAGATGTATATGTCGTCGGCTGTACGAATGTAGGTAAGTCTACGTTTATTAATAGAATTATTAAGGAAGTAACTGGGGAAGCGGATGTTATTACCACCTCTCATTTTCCGGGGACAACCCTTGATATAATAAAAATCCCACTTGATGATGAGAAATCATTAATTGATTCACCAGGAATTATCAACCATCATCAAATGGCTCATTTTGTTGATAAAAAGGATTTAAAAATAATCACGCCGAAAAAGGAAATCAAACCAATGGTGTTTCAGCTAAATGAGGGACAAACCTTGTTCTTCGGTGGTTTAGCCCGGTTTGATTATATTAGCGGCGGCAGAAGATCCTTTGTTTGTTATGTTTCCAATGAATTAAATATCCACCGGACGAAAACAGAGAATGCAGACGAGCTTTATGTGAAACATGTCGGGGAAATGCTGACACCACCGGGGCCGGAACAAATAGAGTTATTTCCGGAGCTTGTGAAACAGGAATTCTTCATAAAAGAAGCGAAAACGGATATTGTCTTTTCGGGACTTGGCTGGATCACAGTAAACGAGCCAGGGGCAAAAGTGGCAGCCTATGTCCCAAAGGGTGTACAAACGTTAATCCGAAAATCTTTAATATAA
- a CDS encoding YqeG family HAD IIIA-type phosphatase: MLKKFLPNEHVKSILDISPAELKSRGIKGIITDLDNTLVEWDRPTATPSLIKWFDEIKRQNILVTIVSNNNEERVKAFSDPLQIPFIFRARKPMMPAFHRAISQMGIKKEEAVVIGDQLLTDVLGGNRSGFHTILVVPVAQTDGFWTKFNRFAERRILNWFRKKGMLQWED; the protein is encoded by the coding sequence GTGTTAAAAAAATTTTTACCGAATGAGCATGTGAAAAGCATATTGGATATTTCTCCTGCGGAGTTAAAGTCTCGTGGGATTAAAGGGATTATTACGGATCTGGATAATACGTTAGTGGAATGGGATCGTCCGACAGCTACTCCAAGTTTGATTAAATGGTTTGATGAAATAAAAAGACAAAATATCCTTGTGACGATTGTGTCTAATAATAATGAAGAAAGAGTGAAAGCTTTTTCCGATCCGCTGCAAATCCCGTTTATTTTTCGGGCAAGAAAGCCGATGATGCCGGCATTTCACAGAGCAATCTCGCAAATGGGCATTAAAAAGGAAGAGGCTGTGGTCATCGGGGATCAATTATTAACGGATGTACTCGGCGGTAACCGCAGTGGTTTTCATACCATTCTCGTTGTCCCCGTTGCGCAAACGGACGGGTTTTGGACAAAATTTAATCGCTTTGCAGAACGGAGAATATTAAATTGGTTCCGCAAAAAAGGCATGCTTCAATGGGAGGACTAA